Below is a genomic region from Kwoniella pini CBS 10737 chromosome 7, complete sequence.
AACTCCGGGATACCTAGGGTGCTCTGCAAGCTTGCCATAATCTATACATCAGCTCTGTCAGGTCATCGATGACTCACTTGTGGAGAGAAGCCTGCCATGGAGTCCCCTGCGATTCGGATTAAAGATCCGAAACTTCGAATGATCTTGCGTTTATACTCCACCGACTTCTTACCTTGAACGTCATGGAGCATGTCATTCAGTTGCGAGATTACACCAAGCATCTGGGGTTTTAAGAATGCTCCAACGTCCTCGTCCTTTCTTTGATGTAGACTGGCCTTTACAAGAGCGTTTTGTGCCGCTTTCCTGGTACCCCTATCTGAATCACCCAGTTCCACAATAAGCATGACGATGAGATCCACCATGCAGGCTGTCATAAGGGAGGGTATTGATAGATTAGATAGCGCTTTAGGATTGCCTCTCATCATATCTTGGAGCAGCTTGACGAGAAAGTTGATCGCAGAATCGGTCCTATCAGGGTGCAGGAATGCTTGTGCAAGAATATGCGAGACATGATCCGTCAAGATCACACCCATTTTTTGCTTCACGATGCTGGCGACCTGTTGCAAGGCATCTTTATTGTGGACCATGATCAAAGCAGGCAGTATATGTTTGAGATTGGTTTCCAGAAAATTCTGCCTTGTCAATCCAATAAATTGCATGGTTTCAGCTACCATTTCCGGTGATCGATTGATGTGCTCGGCAAGCAGGATGCTGATGGGCCTGATAAAAGGCGACAACAATGTGTAAGGTGTTTTGTGATGATATCTTGAAAGACCAAGCAACTACACATATTTAGCTCGCGCACCAGCATTCACTACTCACCTCTGCGAAAGCACGGCTCCTCAATGGAGCGCTCTTTGCCCCTAATTGCTGTATCAGAAGCTTGAGGATCGCGCACAGTTGACCGTCGCTCGAATGGCGACCGAGGTCGCCTAGAAGTAACACGATAGTTTCACGAACAACCAGGGCTGCGTTGAGGTGATTGGCGATGCGATCAATCATTTGGTGACGATTCCTCTCGGCAACCTTACGATCTGGGTGTGCTGATTGAGCTTGATATAATAAGGAGATAATGCGACTGTCGCCGTTAGCTTGGACCGTTTTTGCGTCACTCACCTAGCAAGAATTCTTTTGGGACGTTCCGTCGAGGCAGTCTGCCGCAATAGTTTGTCCACTACAGGTTGTCGACGAGAAAGTTGGATTCCCGTTGCAAGTGTTTGCGGTGGTGTATGTTCGATAAGGAGTAGAAGCGTGCGAACCGCAGCTGCGTCATCCCTGTCCAGCTTGATCCAAAAGTCAAAGATGTCATCCGAGAGAGTCTGCAAGAAAGGGGCAACGTGTGAGGAGCATCCTGCCATTGCACAGGCTATTCCAGGTCCTATCTCGTGCACCCTGGCAAAATTCCTGAGTGGTCAGCTTGATCTCGAACGACTTCGACTTACTCTCTTGATGAAAGAGCTTCAATATTACCAGCGGGCGGCACAATTCCTAGCGCCAGCCCCTGAACAGCAACAGCAGTGTTGCTTCCGTCATTAgatctctttctcttctttgacGTCGTTCCATCAATGCCCAGCGCTTTGCCGAAACTATCGGCTTTGAGGCTGTCAGATTGAGCAGAGAGCGACCATCTCTGCAATAGCCCAGGCGTTATAAAGTTTTCTATCATGCTTGAGGATATATATGGCACTATCGGAGTAACGAGAAAACATATCTTGGCAAAATCGATgtcttgatcaattttgaGGGCTTCAGCCTGATCGAGCAAGGACCACCAGACTTCAGCCTTAATACCAGGGTCTGCCTGGGTAAGAGCTTCATAGAAATTGACAATCTTTTCTCGCTTAAAACCTTCATCATATGAGGTAAGACTCGAGACAAATATACAACCTTGTGTAAGGTTGATTGAGCGGGTTCTTAGTAAGGCGGAAGTGATGGCAGCTGTGTAACGGCTTTCTAGGTATGGCCTTTTCAGTGATTTGTGTGTCTGTGAGAGAAGAGATGCGGAGGTTGAAGTGATGGATTGCAAGAAGGGTGAATCAATTTGCAGGACAACGGATAGCAAGAAGATTAAGGTGTTTGCATTTGCGGGCAATTCTGCATATCCGAAGAGTACCGCTTTCCTGCGAGATAATACATCTATATATCAGCTTAGTAAGTTGCTTGACATCCTCACCTTGGCAGAATGAATTGATATGTCGGACTACCATGCCTAGCCTTCTCGGACCTTTAGCCCAGCTGACGTCTTCCTCGGATGAATTCCTTCCTGTAGCTTTAAGTGCATTAACGGTTGCGGCGACCAGATCGTCGTACAAAGAATCTTCAATGTGGTGTACAGCAGCCTGTGCTAATCTAGGAAGAAGCCAGTAGTAGAAAGGTGACTGTTCCTGTTGTGTAACAGAATACATGATGCCTGGATGAAGTTTGGTCTGGCGTTGCAGAATGGTGAGAGTATACTCGGCTTGCTGCAGATTCGGAGGTATATCACGGGAAAGTGGTTTGAGTATACAGTTCTGGAGCAGGACCTGAATCAGCTTGCGATACTTTGATGGGTCTGTATCTTGTCCAGAAGGTGTTAGGCCCTCCTTGATCAGGTTTTCTAATAACTGCTGACCGGTTGCTGAGCCGATATCACCTATGTCGTCTGGTGTCATTTTGAGGGCGAGACTCTGTCGATCAGAGATGACCAAGCCAGTCGCAATCAGTAATATAAGGAGGGATGATGAGACATGGAGAAGATGACCTGAGTAAGAGGATTAACGAGTGATGCGTAATGAATGAATGGTTGACTGTATTTTATTTGTCTTTTAATAAATGGTTAATGAAATGCTCAATCAAGGTGGAGGtaataatataataataaatgataaatgaattCACGCGCGTCTTTCAATCTTCTCCCACGTGTTCGATCATTgtaatgataatatcaattgattccGTTGCTTCCGTTTCTCCATTATCCAGTTATTCGAGTAAGAATAAGACATGTTATGATAGTCTCATCAGAATACAGATAACTCACCTACCATATCGAATCAAGCGTGAACTCAAGAAGAGCAGCCATATACTTCCCAATCATGTCTAAAAAGTCAGATCTGCTTGTACGGGTCAGATACCTGAACCCCGTGCCGAATCCACCCTTTCCTCCAAAGTTGCTCAACATCTCGACAGACATAAACCGATTAGGAGAGCCGAGCTATTTGAATCACCTTGCCGCTAGCACCCAACTGCCAATGCTAGTGGACTCCGAGATGGGTATGCCGTTGGATATGAATGCTTATGACGGAATCTGGGACGGGCAAGATCAGAGTGAGTGGTCATTTACATCTTCTCTTCGAAGGCTATACTGACCTGGTTACAGGTTTGAATCCCACTTTGGATGCTGGTCGTATTCATCACCCAATCGATGTCCAATTACTTGCTCCTTTCAACCCGCCACCGGAGCTCAATGGTGAAGCTAAGCCTGTTGTGACAACTGAGGTATCATGGATGAGAAATAACAACTACTTGACGCGGAAGAACAATGCTCGACGAAAGGAAGCAGCCGAGGCGAAGTAAGTACACGCAAATGTTTTGTTTCGGATCCGTTACTAATATCATGTTAGAGCGGAAGAAGTAATAGATGCGTCCGAAGCTGCTCAAATTATAGCGATTGAGAGAACCTTTCATGATCTTCATGATCAAGATCCTAAAGATATAAGGCACCCagacaagaagaagaaggggtTGAGAGTCGTAGAGGTAAGTTCTGATAGAACTGAGCTCAGCTAATTCTCATCCACAGAGCTATGACATTCTCCCAGATATAGATACCTGGTCAAACACATATGCACTTGTCAGATTCCCTGAACGTCCTTCAGCAGCAACAGCTATCGTAAGTCTACATAGCTGGGTCATGGGTCGACCAGAGCTAATCAAGTTCTTTGACACGACAGAATCCAGCTGCTACTGCATCTTCACCTCGTTTATCGAAAGCTATTCTTCGACCAATCCGagaagacgaagatcaACAAATGATAGAATTTTATTTACCGAAGGAAGAGGATCTCTCAAGCCTCGACGAAGCTTACGAGAAAGCAGTATCACCTGATGAAGTGGAAAATATATACAATGTATCTGCCGAAGATCCAAATGATCCTGCTCTCACAGAGATCTTCCCAGTAAGTGGCTTTACGCAAAAATATTTCAGATTACTCATCTCAAATTAGCATGTGCAATACGATCGAATACGAATGTACGAGGTTTTATCGACCGCTCCGACAACCAAAGAGATATTGTTGTCGTTCCAAGAAGGTGATCAGGAAGAGGACcaagaagatatagatgAACGCccaaaaaagaagagaaagggTGTATACTATCATGGGATCGATTTCAAGACTTTGTTGCGGAAGACCAGGGCGAAGGTGAGCTATATTGATTCTATTTGGTGCAATATTCGCTGATCTACGCTACAGCGTCGAGATGAGGTCGCCGAGTCTGCCGATCTATGGGACAAAGCTGTAGTAGGTTATCGTCAACCTGGGGAGGATGAGAACGATACCCGCAACCAAGCCAGAGGCAAGGTGGCTGATCCAACATGGGCAAATGCGGAGTTGAGGAGGCTAAGGGGAGGAGATAACATGGCAGAATTACAAGGAGAAGCGATCCAAGATGAAGACGTAGAATTAGACGAAGAAGCCCAGAAGATAGAAGCAGCAGTAcacgaagaagatgtagatgacgactaatttcaattcagctttacTTGTATGCATATAACGATCATCTTTGTAATATGGCCCCCAGTCAgaatatgataaaaatgCATACAacaaaaaacaatcaaTCTATCACATCTATTCGTCACCTAATAATTCTCGTATCCTCTGTACAATATCCAAATAAGCAGTTGTTGCTGGACTATCCGGATACTCATCTAAAAAGCTCATTCCTTGATCACAAGTCATTCCTATCCTCGGATCTAAAGGTACTTTTCCTAATAATTCTATACCCAATTCTTTTCCCATTGCCTCCGCTCCACCAGTCGTAGGTacaaaaatttcattttcgtTCTTACATTTTGGACAAACGAATCCAGACATGTTTTCTACTAAACCCAAAATTGGTATTCCAACTTTACGAcagaaatcaatttcttttcgtACATCTTGTAAAGCTACTTCTTGAGGTGTTGTAACTAATACAGCTCCATCTATACCTGTTTCTTTCAAGTATTGAACAATCGAAAGATGTTCATCTGACGTTCCAGGGGGAGTATCAACAACCATATAATCTAAATCTCCCCATTCGACATCCTTTAAGAATTGTTTTATCAATCCGTTTTTCTTGGGACCTTTCCAGATTACAGCATCTGAGCTGGAAGGTAGTAGGAATCCGATCGACATGACAGCGAGATTATCGAGAGCATATGCTGGGGACCAGccagaagatgatgtgTGTATAGTGGAAGATGATAGACCCATCAGTAGAGGAATGGAAGGTCCACAGATATCTATATCCATGATTCCGGTCTGATGCATGATCAGCTCTATCCACTCATGATGCTTGGATAGAGAGAGGGAGATGAGGGACTGGACTCACTTGACATTCCTCATCCGCTGCTAATGCCCATGAAAGTCCAGCTGAGAAGGTGCTTTTGCCTACACCACCTTTTCCCGACAAGACCAATATTTTCCTCTTGACCGATTTCATCCTTTCTCTGATCAACGGCAAGTCAGGATCTGGCCCTTTTGGTCCCTCTGCGCAGACGGATTGATTCGGACATCCTTCACATGCATCTGCCTTTCCTGCTTGCGTTGACTCGACACCCTGTTCAACAAAAACAGTCAGTAAACAGCATAGTGAAGTGGCAAGGCAGAAACACAAACTAACTGGACAATGTTCCGGTGCATTATCTGGCACCGAAGTGGGCAAGACAGTAGATGTAGGTCCTAGAGGGATAGGGGATGGCGGAGGTAGTGGGTGCTGTACTGCTATCATTGTCGATTAATGTTGGACGAGGTATATTTCGAAGAGAGAATAACATTTCAAgatattttcatctttgtcAGCATTTACCATCGAGCTGATTTCGGGTAATATTCGGGTATTTGGTTTGCCACTCGGAATCAACTTGCGAACTTGTTTTGTTCATGGTCACTTTGACTCTACAAACTCTCTACATGATATAATTATACGTGACACATGCTACAACTTTACACCGCTCCTTCTTCGAGCTCAGGGATCTCGCCACACCAATCTGGATCCTCCCCATTCTCCTTAGTGTACTTATCATGGAGCACCAATTGATGTTGCCAGAAGCTAGACAACTCATGCGTTCTGATCCCGACTGGGTGGTTAGGTTGATCCCTGAAGATCCGTCTAACCGCAATATCGGCAAGAGTGTATCGTGAAGTGTTGTTCAATCTCAACATCGACCAAGGAGTTGTGGTTGTTCCTTCTTCGATGTAACCGAGGATGTCAAACTGAGAGCAACCCAGCAGGTCCAATCAGCATCATAATACCCGACTATTAAGGATCTCTCCCACTTACCCTGGACCTGCCAACATGAGCGTTTCGACTGAATAATAAACTTGCCAAATCCTTGGGGTAGCCGTGGAAGTTCATGATGACTGGTTTATCCGAGGTGAATAGACTGTCGAAAGCATCGGTAGAGAGCGCATGGGGATGATGTCCCATGGCGCCGAGGATCAACAAGTCGTTGATATTGACGACTCGTACTCTAACTCCATTGTTCCTCAAGATAGCTGCTGCTGCGATGACCTCGAAGGTCACTTCTACTCCGACACCAACAAGCACAACATCCGGGTTTTTGCCGCCGTCAGTCGAGTATTTTGGCCAAACCGAAGCACCTGCGATGCAGTGTCTTTCGGCTTCTTCAGCGGTAAGCCAGCCCCGAGTAGGGTTCTTCGAGCCGATGACCAGGTTGATGTTGTTCTTCGATCTCAGACAGTGGTCGATGGTGCTGACACTACAGTTGGCATCGGCTGGCAAGTAGATTCTTGCGAGGTGTCGAGGGAGGGCTACGAAAGAACCGATCAATCCTGGGTTTTGGTGAGAGTAACCGTTGTGCTCTTGTCGCCAGAGAGTACTTGTTTCGATGTAAGTGAGACCGGCAACATCACCTCGCCATCTGGTTTCAAGTGCcatcttgataaatttggCATATTGCTCAATCATGGTCTGCACAATACCCAAGAAACTTTCATAGGAAGGGAAAAGGGCGTGTCGACCAGTAAGTGTATAGCCTTGCATCCATCCTTGAAGAGTATGTTCGGACAGCATCTCGATGACTCGACCACCGTTATTGGCAGTCTAACCATGAAACGATCAGTCAAGGCTGCGGTGTAATTCCGAAGGTTTCCTGCTCACCTCAGGGTCCCATTGGAAGTTCCGGTGGCTGACTTGTAATGCTTCATCCAGCTTGTTACTAGTGATCTCATCGGGTGAAAAGATTCGGAAGCTCGAGGGATTTAGCTTGATGATTTCGGCCACGTACGATCCGACTCTGCAAGCGAATTTAGGGGTCCGTCAGCATATGCattgaaagggaaaaaCGCTACTGTGCACTAACGCTTTCATATTCGACACTGGCTCATCGAGTTTGTGGGTGAAGGCTTTCCAATCTGGCGTCTTTAGAGGCTGGAAGCCTCTGTATGTAGCCTACAACTTGGTCAGCGTTGGTCATAAGGGTAAAACTGACATGACTTACATCTGTCATACCCATGCGTCTTTGCTGATCTTTTGGGATGATACGAAGAGCAACATCATCGATTATACCTGATGCCTTGCTTGCAGAATTGTGAGCTTGCGAGCTACTTGAGTCGACTTCGGTGTGGAACAGCTCTTCAGGTCCGTACGATTTGAGCCAATCTTGAAGGAGTTTGAATTCTTTGTCATCCTTGGCTGCCTCTGGTAGGGGTACTGAAAAGTGGAGGGTTGCATTAGCTCAGTAGAGTCAGGGGTTCGTCTCTTAACCTACCTTGATGCGCTCTCCAACTGCCTTCAATAGGGTTATCAGCTAATTTTCTTGGCCCCGTCCATCCTTTTGGTGTTctcatgatgatgattggcCATCGAGGCTTAGTAATGGGGTTGCCTGATCTAGCAGCGGTCTGGATCTTCCGAATCTCCTGATAGGCCCATTCCATGGAGGCAGCCATGTCATAGTTGATGGCAACGTCGTGCTCGCGATCCGAACTAGCGCCAACGTATTCTACAATTCGGACTTGGTATCCGTATCCAGTGAAGAGACAAGcaatttccaaatcatcCATGGTACCTGGAATGGTTCTTTCTCCGATCTTGAAGCCGTTCAAATGTAGAATGGGTAGGACCGCACCACTTTCCGCCGGGTCAAGATACTAGCGAGAGACGATCAGTGAAGCCCTATGGCATTCTCCAGACTTCATACTTACTTTGTGGGCATGCCATGCTGTGGCGGTCGGTCCAGTCTCGCTCTCTCCATCACCAATTACCGCAACAGTGATATGATCAGGTTTGTCCATGACACTTCCGTATGCTACAGCCAAACAGTAACCAAGCTCTCCTCCTTCATGGATGGCACCAGGAGTTTCAGCATTGACGTGACTGGGGAATCCTCCTGGAACAGAGAATTTGCCGATGAAATCTTCCAAACCTTCCCGGGACATTGGATATTCAGGATAGAAGCGAGTGATGGCCCCTTCCATGAAAAGTGTTGACAGGAGAGCAGGAGCACCATGTCCCGGACCGGTCAAGAACATGTAATACGGAGAGTCTTGGTCACTTTCGTGTCGAGTGATAAGATTATTGGTATGAGCATAAGCGAAGTTGAGACCGGGACATGTACCCTATGAACGAGGATTAGGGCGGTACGTCATTACTTAGGAATAGTTATAGACTCACCCAGTGACCCAAAAGACGCTTCTTCACATCCTCAGTCTTGAGGTCCCTAGTCAGTAGACCGTTATCTCTGAGAAATATCTGTGCAAGGGATCAGCTAATGGTCCGGTATATAGCTTATCGTGCAGACTTACTTGAGCAGCAGAACTGTGAAAGACTTGTCAGCGTAATGGTTTCCGAGGATCTGAGAAATGACTTACAGATAATTCGCTACACGTTGATAAGCAAGTAGCCCTTCCAAATCGAGGGATTTATCGCTCTTAAGCTCTGAGATTTTATCATCAAGATTGACCAAAAGCTGACGAACTAGATCTTCGggtaaagaagaggatttaGGAGGTGTAACAGAATCGAATTTCCCAGCTGCGGATGATGCTAGACCTGTTGTCGCCATTATTGCTACAGTATTTTTGTTCTTGCTATGCTACAATTTGTAAGGCAGAGATCTATGCAAAATGGGAAATGGAGGGGATTTTACCTTCGATCATACATGTGTTTTAATGTTATCTATCACCTTGGCAATAACGTTCACGCATCCCTTGTCAATCTGGACAAAGATTCGAATACCTTTCAACTCTCCTATGACGGCGTCTTGCTACACGACGTCATAATCATCATGTATCCTGACATCACGACTTATGGGAACATTAGAAACTGGTTGTAATCTCCCGGGTATTCAGCATAAGCTGAATTACGCTTATTCCTAATATCAGGGTTGAACCTGAAACCGCGTGAGATGCTTATTGTTTTATTCTGTCATGAATTTCCCTCCACATACATACATCTTCATATCTTCTTTGTGTTATCCGCAGTGGATGAAACCAGATTGACTGATGGTggattgaatttcttcGTTCTGAGCGacatcatttgatttctcaCCATTCATGCATAATGGTAAGCTTGGTCTTGAGGCTGCCTCCTGTCCGTCGCTGATATCTGTCTGCCAGTCTTTCTCTATCTCCTCTTACATCCCTCTCTCAGAACGTGATTTGTGGAACGACATCAAACCAATACCGCAAGATGATGGACCGAATCCAGTCGTACCTATCATGTATTCGGAGGAGTGTAAGTATGAGCTTCTTGACCACTTACCCAAATGCTGAGATTGGACACAGACCGTGATGCGATGGATTACTTTCGAGCGATAGCAGCAGCAGAGGAGAGGTCCGAGCGAGCGTTGGAATTGACGGAAATGATAATACGAATAAATCCTGCTCATTATACCGTATGGTGAGCCATAATTCGTCCTATGACCGAAAAAAATGTATTGACAGTGGTATAGGCAGTTTCGTATGGCAACGCTGCTTGCTCTCCATAAGGACCTGGAGGATGAGCTGCAATTGATGAACGAATTCGCTATACAAAACCTTAAAAGTTATCAAGTCTGGTGAGTGGACAAGACCTATGATTTTGTGCAACACACATCCAACATGCTATCTCATATATCTTTAACGATATAATTTGCTATCAACCAGTAAAAACCCACATTTTCCTCCCCCcctaattcaccttctttatatAGCCTCTTCCAAAACATTTCATGTCGCTCACGCTTGCGCTGTTGCAGGCATCACCGACTACTACTTTTAACGCATATATCTCCTCTAGATCCGTCATCCGAGATAGATTATATCCATCAATCCCTTCTGCCTGATCCAAAGAATTACCATACATGGGCATACCTCCACTGGCTTTATTCTCACTTCTATACGCTTGGGAGAATTAGTCAGAAGCAGTGGCAGGCTGAGCTACAATGGTGTGAAGAAATGCTCAGAGTGGACGGAAGGAACAATAGTGCTTGGGGATGGAGGTGGTTTCTGAGAGTCGCTCGACCTGGCGCAGAAAAGGGCAAAGATGGACTTGAGGATGAGCTGAAGTGAGCAGGCCCCATATCTTCAACCAGCGGCAAGCTGATAATACTTTCCAGATATGCACTGAAGGCGATTCACTCGATACCACATAATGTTTCCGCTTGGAACTACCTTCGAGGGTGAGTTTTGCTCGGTATATCTTGTCCATTTGGTATTGACACAGTTTACTTAGGCTACTGCGACATTTCAAGCTACCATTGACACCTCTGCTTCCT
It encodes:
- a CDS encoding cytosolic Fe-S cluster assembly factor NBP35, which produces MIAVQHPLPPPSPIPLGPTSTVLPTSVPDNAPEHCPGVESTQAGKADACEGCPNQSVCAEGPKGPDPDLPLIRERMKSVKRKILVLSGKGGVGKSTFSAGLSWALAADEECQTGIMDIDICGPSIPLLMGLSSSTIHTSSSGWSPAYALDNLAVMSIGFLLPSSSDAVIWKGPKKNGLIKQFLKDVEWGDLDYMVVDTPPGTSDEHLSIVQYLKETGIDGAVLVTTPQEVALQDVRKEIDFCRKVGIPILGLVENMSGFVCPKCKNENEIFVPTTGGAEAMGKELGIELLGKVPLDPRIGMTCDQGMSFLDEYPDSPATTAYLDIVQRIRELLGDE